GTGATCATGAAACCTCGAAACGTATATATCAACACCTTAAGGAGCTAAGAAAAAATAATCTCACAAAGCCAGTTTATGGGGAAAAAATCAAAGAACTATGGAAAGAAAGAAGTGACACACCCATAAACTACAAATTATTCAAATTAATCGAACAAAGAAAAATTGTACAAGGAATGTTTAAAAGATACATGTACTCAATAAAATTATTTGATTATACCGCATGGAGCCTGGGATTACCATTGGGCAGAACTAGATTTAAAGGCATAATATTGGACGATTCAACATCTATGCTTTTTCCACCAAGTTACATAATAAAACCAACAAAAATAATAGAAGGCCCACTAGAATTACATACACCAATCAAAGTAATTTCATACCGCTCGAGATTCTGGGAAATAGCCTCAAAAGGATCACTGATAAAAGTGCAAGGAATTTTACAAAATATAAACAACAACAAGCTAGTAATAATAAATTATAAGTATGGTAATATTATACCGTTGTTGAATTCATAGACATTCATCACTTCCTTCTCATCTATTGTTAGAGGTTCATGAAGGAATTTCACTGTCAACGATATATAAGTATAATTTTAAACACTTTCACCTAGTATTTTCTTAACACACTCATGCAATTTAACATACCATGGAGGCAATTTGATTTCTCTTACAATTCTGTCCGACGAATATGGTTTAATATCTAGCACAGGAGTCCCATTGAATAAGTCTAAATTTTTAACATAAAGGAACCTATCCTCCCGTTTAATTAGCTGAACGATAGTCAAAGCTATTGGATTAGGACGATGCGGAGAATCACTACAAAAAACACCCACTTCAGGTAGATCATTAATAGGTATCCCAAGTTTCTGAAATCTACGATGCCTAATTTTTAGAACACTCCTATCCTCACTTGTAACCTTATGCAAGTATGCAATCAAAATTATATGAGAAAATCCGTCAATGCCGATTAAACCTTCAGCATATTCGGGAAAGATTTCTATAATGCCATCAACACCTTTGAACGCATTTTTTATCATATCGTCAGATAGAGTGGTATGAACAATACCTATTGGATTAAGTTTGATCTCCATATAAACTCCTCATCTAAAAACACTGTATCATCTTATATCTTTTTTGTAAAATTCATTCGTTGAACCTTTACTTATATAAGAATTCATGAGAGATGGATGGAGTATGATAACAAGCTAACTGACTTTTAAGATGATGAAGAGGTCATTTTAGTTAACGCTTCACTATTTTTCTATTACTAAATTCTTGTAGTAATCGCTTAATATTCGTTTTAGTCCTCTTCGAATTATCTCTGAAACTGTAGATGGTGATAAATCAAGTTTTTGTGCAATTTCATTCACTGATATTCTGCGTGGATAATCAAAGAGTCCACTTTCCAAAGCATATTTAATAATCATCTTCTGTTTCATTGTTATTCTCCCATCATTGTTTTTATGTTCAATAGCGTATAAAGATTTTATCATTACATTTACATTATTCTTCTTTAACTTTTCCACCAATGGTTTCAGCGGATGTTTGCTATCAATTACCAAAGTGATTTGAAGCTTTCCATCATTGCTTATTCTTGCTTTTAAAATATGATATCTTAACAATCCTACAATTCTACAGGTACATTTTTTGGACTCTATAATACCATATAATGTATTTTCATTGATCCGAAAAAGTTCAACATTTTTTACTGATGGATTTTCATGTATCTGACGGATAATGTCCTCCATATTGTCACACTTCACCTCTACCAACGCTTCAGCGCCCATACTATCCTTAGGATATATGCAACTGTATATTTTCACATCAGCCCTCGATTTTATAACAGGTATAGCCCATGGACATGGAGGATTCATTAGGAGTGTTACTATCCTCATAACATATTAAGATATGTATCAGCTCTCTTATATTATTTTCCTTCAAACCCCGTATAAATACGGGATTAATTTTATATACTTTAACCTGGAAATCCTTAACGAGATGATTGAGTTGGATAGTTTAGTGAATGCAAATGCTGCTATACCTATGACGATTTTAGGAATATATATTCATGGGTTCTTCTTAATACTTGCAGTAGGTTTACCATACCTAGTACTTATTTATGAAGCACTGGGAATATTACGTAAAGATAAAGAATATATGGAGGCTGCAAAAAGAACCTCAATTGTCTGGGCCATCTCATTCGGTTTCGGAGCTGTAACTGGTACATTAGTTGAGTTTGGTCTTGTACAGATATGGTCAGGAACAATTTTAGCGATCGGAAGTTTCTTCTTCATACCGTTATATTTTGAATTGTTCGCTTTTCTAATCGAGGTTACTTTTCTAGCAGCATACCTATACACATGGAATAAATTTAAAAATCCATGGACACATTGGGCTTTAGGACTTGGCATTCTTATTGGCTCCAATGCATCAGCATGGCTAATACTTACAGTTAATTCATGGATGCAAACGCCATGGGGAACTGGCGCATTAGTTCAAAACATCTTACCATGGATGCCAGAATTAGGCCCCTCTAAAGTAAACGCGACAGCGTTAGTCACGATATATAATGTGTTACCAAAGACAGGGTCTATAGTTCTTGCAGATCCGAAGACAATTCAAGCTTTAGGTTACTTACTTTATGATCCATCTATCGTCTTATTTAACCCAAATGCTCTTGCAACAGTTATTCACACAATACTTGCAACCATAATAATAGCAGCATTTGAAACTGCTAGTATATATTCATTCTTTTATCTGAGAGGTTCTAGGATCGATCTCAAGAATTTCTACTTCAAAGCTGCAAAAATAGCTTATGGTGTTGGGGGTGTCGTATCAATAATTATGCCACTAGCTGGAGATTTCATGGCTAGAATTGTATACGGATTCCAGTATGTAAAGTTCTTGGCTATGGAAGGATTTAATGGTGGTAGAGACCCATTAATAGGATTCTTAACAGAATTTAATCCGTCGTATAATTTCCCAGGGTTTAAAGATCTTATGACATTTACTAACAAGTCTATCGATCCTAATGCTGTTATTCAAACTATTACAGAAGCACAACAAATGCAACCGTTACTCACCCTATTCTATTATTCCATGGTTATTTCTGGTATTATTTTATTCCTATTTGGTATAGCGTTCTTCGGAGCATACAGTAAAAAGATAGACAAACTTGTTAGAACAATCACCAGAATGTCTACAGAGAAGTTCATTGTTTATAGTTCATTTATTGCAATGTTCCTTGGGTTAGTAGCAGCTTCTGCAGGATGGGCTGTTAGAGAAATTGGGAGACATCCATGGACGATTTATGGTCTCATTCAATATCAACAGGTTATAACACCTAATCCAATCACTCCTGAATTCAGCTTGATGATAATAATTATTGAAATATTAATTCTCATTGGCGGTCTAATAGCACTATATTATGTGCCCACTAAGTCTCTTAATGAAATTGAAATTGTGAGGGGAGGTTAGATGGATACCTTCACACCTGTGACATGGATGAGTTTTATGTTACTTGGGATTTCAGTACTAGTTCACGTAACTCTAGTAAATCTTGTGCTTGGTTTTTCAGTTATTATACCCTTCGTTGAATATCTGTCTTATAAGAGGAAGGATAAAGAATTAGAGGATGTTGCAAAACGTCTTTTTAGGTATTTAGTGATTTCAGATCTAGTGGCTGGTGTGTGGGGTACATGGATTACTGTCGTACTAGCTGGTCTTTGGCCAACTTTAACGTACATTGCTACAACAGTGTTGTTTATTCCAATAACGATCGCTATCATTGGGATCTTGATTTCAATACCTACAATTGCTGTATATTGGTATACATGGGGTAAAATTTCTCAAAAAGTACACTTAACACTAGGCGTACTGATGGCGATAGGAGCATTAATGGTACCTGCTGGTTTTAGAATGATATTCTCATTTATAAACAACCCAGTAGGATTAAATGAAGCACTGGCGGGCAATTTATATGCAGTTTTTAATAATCCGATATACCCAGCGATACTTTTGAAAAGTTGGTTTGGCGGACTGACAATGTCCGCGTTAATGGCTGCAGGAATATACTCATTAAAAAATAGTAAAAAACTTGAAGTCAAAGAAAGCATGAAAGCTGCAAAAATAATGATAAAGTTTGGGATCGTATTCTTACTTGTTCAATCAATTTTTGGCGTCTACTATTTCTATGTACTAAATCAGGATGCACCTTATATTTATTCTGCAATAGTAGGAAATACAAACATAGCTCATTATAATTTCTTACCATTATTCTTAGCACATATAGGGCTAGTTGTTTTCATGTGGATTTCAGCTTTGATACTTTTTGTTCAATTACGTTCAGGGTCATCATCTAGATTTCTCTCTCTCGTTTTAATATCTGCAACATTTTTTGCCCTTCCAATAGGTGAAGCCATGAATGATGCATCAAGAGCACCATACATGGTTATTAGTGGAGCTAGCGGATTACCGGCTAATAACTTTGCGAACACTATGTTTCCAATATCCTGGTCAATCGCATACTTAGCAGTTATAGTTGCCGTAATAGTAATGGTAATATTTGCAGGATCACTCTACGTAATTTATTTTGGAAGACCTGTAGAGCAGCCTTCTGGATGAAACAAACCGGTGATAAATTGAGAATAATCTTTTTTATAATACTTTTTGTTTCTTTAATGTATGAGTTTAAGAAGAATGTTTATAAGTGAACACAAAGTATAAAGTATGTTAGTAATTGTATGTCTTTTTGGGAGGTTAGTTCATGATAACCCAAAATTGGGTTAAGAGGTTAAGGTCAAGGCTCAGCTTAAAAATAGAACCTGTAGATGAAAATTGTAAGTGTGCTGCTGTAAGTGTTATGTTGACCGGCGATAATGATATAGAGACTCTTATGATTAAAAGACTTGTTAAGCATGATGATCCATGGTCTGGTCAAATAGCTTTTCCTGGTGGCCGTTTTAAAGCTGGTGATGGAAACTTGCTCTCAACAATGATCAGGGAAGTCTACGAAGAACTTGGAATAAACTTAGCAGGACAAGGAGAGATAATTGGTTCTCTTAGTATAGTATCTCCAGGAAATGTGCCTGATTTGAAAGTTACTCCTTACGTAGTTGCATTAAAGAAAAAGCCTATGATAATACCTTCCCATGAGGAAGTTGAGAAAGCGTTTTGGGTAAAACTAAATGAGTTAAGACCAGGTGAATCTGAAGTTATCACAGTTTTAGGTCCTCGAGTGGTCTCAGGCTTTTTTTATAAAAATTATTTTATATGGGGAATGACCAGTAGAATTCTGAAAGAATTGCTCGCATTGTTATAAATATATTACATTAACCTTATTTAACCTGTATTCTTATGAATATTGATGATAACGGAAGTATTGGAAAAATCCTAATGAGGCGGTAGATTTTTCTCTTCGTTTGTAAGTTGAACTGGTTCGGAATTAAGCAGTAATGTATCATACAGCCATTGTTCAACAGGATCGCCTTAAGAGCAGTTTCAAAATAGATGTGTTTAAATATTGGTGGGTATAGAAGAATGTTGATGTCTGAAAAGCTCTATACGATCAAGGAGGCGAAGAAGCTTCTTGGAGTCACCACCTGGACCATTCAGCAATGGGATAGGCAGGGCAAGATTAGGTGTGTTAAAACCCTTAGAGGACGCAGGAGGATCCCTGAAAGTGAAATAAAACGAATTCTCGGTTTAAGAGAGGAAAGAATTATCGTAGGCATGAGAAGCCGTAAGTATAGGGAGGTTGTCGAAGGTGTCAAGAAGCTTGTTGGTTAAGGCATACTCAATACCGCATAACCTTGAGGTAAACGAGCTTATAGAGGATTACATGCGTGTCCTCAACGCTATCTTGGAGGATCTATGGAGGAACATGGTATGGGAGAGGAGGGGCAAGAGGCTTATACCGTTTCCTAGGAAGGACAAGGCTTTTAGGAAGGAGCTTAGGGACAAGTACCTTAAAGGTTGGGTTTACTCCAAGCATTACGTGGACTCAGCGATAAAACAGGCTTATTCCGTGCTCGAGTCCTGGAGGAAAAGATATCTACGTGGGCGGGCTGGAAGAAATAGGCCTGAGTTGAAGAGGAAGTTCGTCAGGGTCAAGGAAACCCTCTACAGTTACAGGGACGGGGTTCTCAGGATTTCAGTGAAACCTTACGAAGAAAACTTAACCGTAGATTTGAGGAAGACGTGGTGCTGGGATAGGATAAGGGGATTGGAGCTCGGCGAGCTCATACTCAAGCAGGACAAGCTTACGGTAACCGTTAGAAAGGATGTGGAACTGAAGATTAAAGACCCGATAGCATGGGACGTAAACCTCTTGACTTTGGACGGCTTTGATGGTGAAAAGCATTACTCGATAAGCTTGAAGGAAATTTACACTATCCACAGGACGTACGAGCTGAAGAGGAGGGTCATTCAGAAGCTCCCAGAGAAAACGAGGAAGAAACTCCTGAAGAAGTACGGTTCAAGGGAGAAGAACAGGGTTA
This region of Thermoprotei archaeon genomic DNA includes:
- the tsaA gene encoding tRNA (N6-threonylcarbamoyladenosine(37)-N6)-methyltransferase TrmO yields the protein MEIKLNPIGIVHTTLSDDMIKNAFKGVDGIIEIFPEYAEGLIGIDGFSHIILIAYLHKVTSEDRSVLKIRHRRFQKLGIPINDLPEVGVFCSDSPHRPNPIALTIVQLIKREDRFLYVKNLDLFNGTPVLDIKPYSSDRIVREIKLPPWYVKLHECVKKILGESV
- a CDS encoding helix-turn-helix domain-containing protein → MNPPCPWAIPVIKSRADVKIYSCIYPKDSMGAEALVEVKCDNMEDIIRQIHENPSVKNVELFRINENTLYGIIESKKCTCRIVGLLRYHILKARISNDGKLQITLVIDSKHPLKPLVEKLKKNNVNVMIKSLYAIEHKNNDGRITMKQKMIIKYALESGLFDYPRRISVNEIAQKLDLSPSTVSEIIRRGLKRILSDYYKNLVIEK
- a CDS encoding cytochrome ubiquinol oxidase subunit I, translated to MIELDSLVNANAAIPMTILGIYIHGFFLILAVGLPYLVLIYEALGILRKDKEYMEAAKRTSIVWAISFGFGAVTGTLVEFGLVQIWSGTILAIGSFFFIPLYFELFAFLIEVTFLAAYLYTWNKFKNPWTHWALGLGILIGSNASAWLILTVNSWMQTPWGTGALVQNILPWMPELGPSKVNATALVTIYNVLPKTGSIVLADPKTIQALGYLLYDPSIVLFNPNALATVIHTILATIIIAAFETASIYSFFYLRGSRIDLKNFYFKAAKIAYGVGGVVSIIMPLAGDFMARIVYGFQYVKFLAMEGFNGGRDPLIGFLTEFNPSYNFPGFKDLMTFTNKSIDPNAVIQTITEAQQMQPLLTLFYYSMVISGIILFLFGIAFFGAYSKKIDKLVRTITRMSTEKFIVYSSFIAMFLGLVAASAGWAVREIGRHPWTIYGLIQYQQVITPNPITPEFSLMIIIIEILILIGGLIALYYVPTKSLNEIEIVRGG
- a CDS encoding cytochrome ubiquinol oxidase subunit I, with translation MDTFTPVTWMSFMLLGISVLVHVTLVNLVLGFSVIIPFVEYLSYKRKDKELEDVAKRLFRYLVISDLVAGVWGTWITVVLAGLWPTLTYIATTVLFIPITIAIIGILISIPTIAVYWYTWGKISQKVHLTLGVLMAIGALMVPAGFRMIFSFINNPVGLNEALAGNLYAVFNNPIYPAILLKSWFGGLTMSALMAAGIYSLKNSKKLEVKESMKAAKIMIKFGIVFLLVQSIFGVYYFYVLNQDAPYIYSAIVGNTNIAHYNFLPLFLAHIGLVVFMWISALILFVQLRSGSSSRFLSLVLISATFFALPIGEAMNDASRAPYMVISGASGLPANNFANTMFPISWSIAYLAVIVAVIVMVIFAGSLYVIYFGRPVEQPSG
- a CDS encoding CoA pyrophosphatase, with the translated sequence MITQNWVKRLRSRLSLKIEPVDENCKCAAVSVMLTGDNDIETLMIKRLVKHDDPWSGQIAFPGGRFKAGDGNLLSTMIREVYEELGINLAGQGEIIGSLSIVSPGNVPDLKVTPYVVALKKKPMIIPSHEEVEKAFWVKLNELRPGESEVITVLGPRVVSGFFYKNYFIWGMTSRILKELLALL
- a CDS encoding transposase translates to MSRSLLVKAYSIPHNLEVNELIEDYMRVLNAILEDLWRNMVWERRGKRLIPFPRKDKAFRKELRDKYLKGWVYSKHYVDSAIKQAYSVLESWRKRYLRGRAGRNRPELKRKFVRVKETLYSYRDGVLRISVKPYEENLTVDLRKTWCWDRIRGLELGELILKQDKLTVTVRKDVELKIKDPIAWDVNLLTLDGFDGEKHYSISLKEIYTIHRTYELKRRVIQKLPEKTRKKLLKKYGSREKNRVNDALHKLAKQLSDRTNVFEDLRNFKERIARTKSRSMNRQNSKHNYIKLQKYVEYKSAWNGYATIYVKAKGTSKTCSRCGYYNKDLRGGVFKCPRCGFIIDRQRNASINIWNEFLRMWGFMGSPRKELTPMCPPMNPEEDERDEAQGLSMDSIRIHT